The Leptospirales bacterium genome has a window encoding:
- the motB gene encoding flagellar motor protein MotB, which produces MAKKVKCPPCEEGAPLWLQTYGDMVTLMLCLFVMIFATGKATPQEIQLILSAFNNSMGFFTGGQTLSAGRLEEMGMNLESLPSMTRGRSLSRSKQEAVSVFQPEIRARKVRISEDERGLVISLISADFFRPGSAQLTASAEEVLQKAAVVCKNLERYVRVEGYSSSGEDESLAGQSNQGVRDERNYSNSWDLAGARAINATAFMSSQGVPAQWMQAVSYGAFRPLASEGDAGTPEASAHNRRIDIVILTNKDSVRGASSSGFRLPETPLPGAESLLPD; this is translated from the coding sequence ATGGCCAAGAAGGTAAAGTGTCCGCCCTGCGAAGAAGGCGCGCCGCTCTGGCTGCAGACCTACGGCGACATGGTGACGCTGATGCTCTGCCTCTTTGTAATGATTTTTGCCACGGGCAAGGCCACGCCGCAGGAGATCCAGCTGATTCTTTCAGCTTTCAACAACAGTATGGGATTCTTTACTGGCGGCCAGACGCTTTCTGCCGGACGTCTGGAAGAAATGGGCATGAATCTGGAATCCTTGCCATCGATGACGCGCGGTCGCTCGCTCTCGCGTTCCAAGCAGGAAGCGGTCAGCGTCTTTCAACCGGAGATCCGGGCGCGCAAGGTGCGCATTTCGGAAGACGAACGAGGTTTGGTGATCTCTCTGATCAGCGCCGACTTTTTTCGACCCGGCAGCGCCCAATTGACGGCCTCCGCTGAGGAAGTGCTGCAGAAAGCGGCGGTGGTCTGCAAGAACCTGGAGCGCTATGTCCGCGTGGAAGGATATTCTTCCTCCGGCGAGGATGAGAGCCTGGCCGGCCAGAGCAACCAGGGCGTTCGCGACGAACGCAACTACAGTAACAGCTGGGATCTGGCCGGAGCTCGCGCCATCAATGCTACCGCCTTCATGTCATCGCAGGGAGTGCCCGCACAATGGATGCAAGCAGTCAGCTATGGCGCCTTTCGACCGCTGGCCAGCGAGGGCGACGCCGGCACGCCGGAGGCGTCGGCGCACAATCGACGCATCGACATTGTCATTTTGACCAACAAGGACTCCGTGCGCGGCGCCAGCTCTTCTGGTTTTCGACTGCCAGAAACGCCCTTGCCCGGCGCCGAGTCGCTGCTGCCCGATTGA
- a CDS encoding alkaline phosphatase family protein → MKRSAKNALWASGRKTAGLAVLLSFALLPAARCFSDDLAALPWSRPQRVLLLISIDGFQLRALSQSATPNLAQLRLRGAGGSARGVFPSVTWPAHATISTGVGPALHGVVGNYFLDRDARRLVRAWQLDETELIRTRTFYSRLREEFGLQSAALLWPGSSHSPDLVYNVPEVYGEEGFAATLDDATRRELQSAGQNINDWAERSYGEDVELDALVRDAAVHLIAHDPPDVLMVHFVSYDTRQHRSGPDTAYARSALAFIDDCIGDIFRALDAADLRDRTLTLLVSDHGFLQVNHAVDLNRELQAQRLVRNAGAREQSGEEVWAVTNGHSAYAYALNPARRGQLQRALRRTPGLQRLLLPADYGIVGLPDPLSNPRVGDFVVVLKPDYFFSQLSGRRSSVRLPRSVGMHGYFPDHPAMLSGWILSGAGAPAIAEDLSIGLEDVAPAVLRYFGAQPAPLPEGRLAPLVPTPRP, encoded by the coding sequence TTGAAACGCTCTGCTAAGAACGCCCTCTGGGCCAGCGGACGCAAAACGGCCGGACTGGCTGTGCTCTTGAGCTTTGCTTTGTTGCCAGCGGCTCGCTGCTTTTCGGACGATCTTGCTGCATTGCCGTGGTCCAGACCGCAGCGCGTGCTGCTACTGATTTCTATTGATGGCTTTCAGCTTCGCGCGCTCTCGCAGTCCGCGACGCCCAATCTGGCGCAACTGCGCTTGCGCGGCGCCGGCGGCAGCGCGCGCGGCGTTTTTCCCAGCGTTACCTGGCCGGCGCATGCAACGATCAGCACCGGCGTTGGCCCGGCGCTGCACGGCGTGGTTGGCAACTACTTCCTGGATCGCGATGCACGCCGACTGGTGCGCGCCTGGCAGCTGGATGAAACGGAGTTGATTCGAACGCGAACCTTCTACAGTCGTCTGCGCGAGGAATTTGGGCTGCAAAGCGCGGCCCTGCTGTGGCCTGGCAGTTCGCACAGCCCCGATCTGGTCTACAATGTGCCCGAAGTATACGGCGAGGAAGGCTTTGCCGCGACGCTGGACGACGCAACGCGTCGGGAACTGCAGAGCGCCGGACAGAATATCAATGACTGGGCGGAGCGCAGCTACGGCGAAGACGTCGAACTTGATGCACTGGTGCGCGATGCCGCCGTTCACTTGATCGCGCACGATCCCCCGGACGTGCTGATGGTCCATTTTGTTTCCTACGATACGCGACAACATCGCAGCGGCCCGGATACCGCCTATGCCCGAAGTGCGCTGGCTTTTATCGATGATTGCATTGGCGATATTTTTCGCGCACTGGATGCGGCCGATTTACGCGATCGCACTTTGACGCTGCTGGTTTCAGATCACGGCTTTTTGCAGGTGAATCATGCCGTGGACCTGAACCGAGAATTGCAGGCCCAGCGTTTGGTCCGCAACGCCGGAGCGCGCGAACAGAGCGGCGAAGAGGTCTGGGCGGTAACCAATGGTCACAGCGCCTATGCCTACGCGCTCAATCCGGCGCGTCGCGGACAGCTGCAGCGCGCGCTGCGCCGGACGCCCGGCTTGCAGCGCTTACTTTTGCCAGCGGACTATGGAATCGTCGGCCTGCCGGACCCTTTGAGCAATCCGCGCGTCGGCGACTTTGTTGTCGTATTGAAGCCGGACTACTTCTTCAGCCAGCTCTCCGGACGCCGCAGCTCCGTGCGTCTGCCGCGCAGCGTTGGCATGCACGGCTATTTTCCGGATCATCCAGCGATGTTAAGCGGCTGGATACTTTCCGGCGCCGGAGCGCCGGCGATCGCCGAGGATCTATCGATTGGGCTGGAAGACGTAGCGCCGGCCGTGCTGCGCTATTTTGGGGCCCAGCCTGCGCCGCTGCCGGAGGGCAGACTGGCGCCGCTGGTCCCGACGCCCAGGCCTTAA
- a CDS encoding flagellar basal body-associated FliL family protein translates to MAGADEEEQESGEQAGYEPTASSGLSKIVKILIYVALGVLGVVLMSVIAFFVAQQAAAQQFKEVQSIAVVKPPPPTENFNFQDDFRVNTADQGEPHFIKMRLSLGFDANNPALGAELAQRMPQMRHIINLILRGKTKDELSTTHASLELAEEIKASVNHVLSEGKVSDVWVMELIVN, encoded by the coding sequence ATGGCTGGTGCAGACGAAGAAGAACAGGAGAGCGGGGAACAGGCGGGCTACGAGCCCACAGCCTCCTCCGGTCTCTCGAAAATCGTCAAGATTTTGATCTATGTCGCCCTTGGCGTGCTTGGCGTGGTGCTGATGTCGGTGATCGCCTTTTTTGTAGCCCAACAGGCGGCGGCGCAGCAATTCAAAGAAGTGCAGTCCATCGCCGTGGTCAAGCCGCCGCCGCCGACGGAGAACTTCAACTTCCAGGACGATTTCCGCGTCAACACGGCGGACCAGGGCGAACCGCACTTTATCAAGATGCGACTGTCGCTTGGCTTTGATGCCAACAATCCGGCGCTGGGCGCAGAACTGGCGCAGCGTATGCCGCAGATGCGCCACATCATCAACCTGATCTTGCGCGGCAAAACCAAGGATGAACTATCCACGACCCATGCCAGTCTCGAACTGGCCGAAGAAATCAAGGCCAGCGTGAATCACGTCCTCTCCGAAGGCAAAGTCTCGGATGTCTGGGTCATGGAGCTGATCGTAAACTAG
- a CDS encoding ATP-binding protein, whose translation MSEEARKNELEFPQARAQLEAELDPILSERGISQRPAFTYEKGETRLVFPTGGIDRGLIFDAMAVIKNHIENLRIHTLEPGYIVFQDLGPNLYASNRSAFEGIRFKFVSITSASRVEVSRRGNLSQDELQAAVNLFRLFHPLEKSSDPGQRLAELGVKVYRAENTARAEGEREGAINIGKRYGFAGYKRTKQEILEAVILPLKHPEVFRGVARATRGTEEGSIPRAALFEGPPGVGKTTMARIVAAETGIPLVYVPIENILSKYYGESAQNMAAIFDAAALYDQVILFLDEIDSLAGSREEGMFEATRRILSVLLRKIDGFDSRDGVITIGATNRASDLDRALLSRFDTIISFPLPDLNERATIFRRYAGHLAAEEIEPLARSSEKLSGRNIQDICEFAERRWARALIQEGRAICPPPAELYREITLAKEAQHESF comes from the coding sequence ATGAGCGAAGAGGCGCGAAAGAACGAACTGGAGTTCCCCCAGGCGCGAGCCCAACTGGAAGCCGAACTGGATCCGATTCTTTCGGAACGCGGCATCAGCCAGCGGCCGGCCTTTACCTATGAAAAAGGCGAAACGCGCCTTGTGTTTCCCACAGGCGGCATCGATCGCGGCCTGATCTTCGACGCCATGGCGGTGATTAAGAACCATATTGAAAACCTGCGCATTCACACCCTGGAGCCCGGATACATCGTCTTTCAGGATCTTGGTCCCAATCTGTATGCCAGCAACCGCAGCGCTTTCGAGGGAATTCGTTTCAAGTTCGTTTCGATTACTTCGGCCAGCAGAGTCGAGGTTTCGCGACGCGGCAATCTGAGTCAGGATGAGCTGCAGGCCGCGGTCAATTTGTTCCGCCTGTTTCATCCGCTGGAAAAAAGCTCCGATCCTGGACAGCGCCTGGCAGAACTGGGCGTCAAGGTCTACCGGGCGGAGAATACGGCGCGCGCCGAGGGCGAACGAGAGGGCGCGATCAACATCGGCAAACGCTATGGTTTCGCCGGCTACAAACGGACCAAGCAGGAAATTCTGGAAGCAGTGATTCTGCCGCTGAAGCATCCGGAGGTATTTCGCGGCGTTGCCAGGGCCACGCGCGGCACCGAGGAGGGAAGCATTCCCCGTGCAGCTCTCTTCGAGGGGCCGCCGGGCGTAGGCAAGACTACCATGGCGCGCATCGTCGCAGCGGAAACCGGCATACCGCTGGTCTATGTGCCCATCGAGAATATTTTGAGCAAATATTACGGCGAATCGGCGCAAAATATGGCGGCGATCTTTGATGCCGCAGCGCTCTACGATCAGGTCATCCTCTTTCTGGATGAGATCGACTCGCTGGCTGGCTCTCGCGAAGAGGGCATGTTCGAGGCGACGCGACGCATTCTCTCGGTGCTGCTGCGCAAGATCGACGGCTTCGACAGTCGCGATGGCGTCATTACCATAGGCGCCACCAACCGCGCCAGCGATCTGGATCGCGCCCTGCTCTCGCGCTTTGACACGATCATCAGCTTTCCGCTGCCGGATCTCAATGAGCGCGCCACGATCTTCCGGCGCTATGCCGGTCATCTGGCCGCCGAAGAAATCGAACCGCTGGCTCGATCCTCGGAAAAGCTCTCCGGCCGCAACATACAGGACATCTGCGAATTTGCCGAGCGCCGCTGGGCGCGCGCTTTGATCCAGGAAGGCCGTGCGATCTGCCCGCCGCCGGCCGAGCTGTATCGCGAAATCACCCTGGCGAAAGAGGCCCAGCACGAGTCTTTCTGA